The following proteins come from a genomic window of Pleuronectes platessa chromosome 2, fPlePla1.1, whole genome shotgun sequence:
- the LOC128458478 gene encoding eukaryotic translation initiation factor 4 gamma 1-like, with translation MIPTPVVFLGAASYESVSCVTANFQAFVTDLSHEDLDVEENLQEMVELIFKRAVKKPDSAAVFAELCQHLSEVEFQSLSDWSASVSFRSLLVKHCQAEFMKNLDKEGIHQESGSCLKPVQDVRVTDRLREEQQNAKPSGRFLNMLRFIGQLFLSKVLAEKSMHCCIRRLLQKGDGPSLEGLCQLLQMIQQDLEVVTEKELMDTYYNQLDHMAEKGKRKPRLSLLLKETVDARKMAYSTPH, from the exons atgatcccaacacCCGTGGTctttctcggcgctgcctcctacgagtccgtcagctgcgtcACAGCAAATTTTCAAGCCTtcgtgacggatctgagtcacgaggacttGGACGTTGAGGAGAACCTGCAGGAAATGGTGGAGCtcattttcaagagggccgtgaagaaaccagactctgctgcagtcttcgcggagctgtgtcaacacctctcagaa gtggagttcCAGTCCTTGTctgactggtcagccagcgtctccttcaggtctctgctggttaaacactgccaggcagagttcatgaAGAACTTGGACAAGGAGGGCATTCATCAagagagtgggtcctgcctgaaGCCAGTCCAGGACGTGAGGGTcaccgaccggctgagggaagagcaacagaaCGCCAAACCTTCCGGTCGGTTCCTTAACATGCTGAGGTTTATTGGgcagctgttcctctccaaggtgctggcagagaaatccatgcactgctgcatcaggaggctgttgcagaaaggagacgggccgtctcttgagggcctctgtcagctcctccagatgatccagcaggacctggaggtggtgacgGAAAAGGAATTGATGGacacctactataaccagctggaccatatggcagagaaagggaagaggaaaccaaggctctcccttttgttgaaggaaacAGTGGATGCCAGGAAGATGGCATACTCcaccccccactaa